One Parasphingorhabdus cellanae genomic region harbors:
- a CDS encoding nucleotidyltransferase family protein: protein MSEAADNEIMLAVLAAGQSRRFGDQDKLTALLHGRMLGLHAADTLTRIAFDRRTIIASDPGHPCAIGWRAMGYDIILNEHAAEGQSASVRCAAQHAMKYGASALYVCLADMPYIVHQHIQKLSRAFDDHDHQKIIASGEGDKAMPPAIFPSSEFGTLQDLQGDHGARKLLQTAYRVAAPDGSLLDIDTPQILATENQKNPRI from the coding sequence TTGAGCGAAGCAGCAGACAATGAGATCATGTTGGCCGTGCTCGCTGCCGGCCAATCGCGCAGATTTGGTGATCAAGACAAGCTGACCGCATTGCTGCATGGTAGGATGCTGGGTCTCCATGCCGCTGACACCTTAACCCGAATAGCTTTTGATCGCCGCACCATCATCGCATCTGATCCAGGCCATCCCTGCGCCATTGGTTGGAGAGCAATGGGCTATGATATCATTCTCAACGAACATGCCGCAGAGGGGCAGTCGGCGTCAGTGCGGTGCGCAGCACAGCACGCAATGAAATACGGTGCCAGCGCGCTATACGTCTGTCTGGCTGACATGCCCTATATCGTTCATCAGCATATCCAGAAGCTGTCTCGGGCTTTTGACGATCATGACCACCAAAAGATCATTGCATCAGGCGAAGGCGATAAAGCGATGCCACCTGCTATTTTCCCATCTAGCGAATTTGGGACCCTTCAGGATTTACAGGGGGATCACGGTGCCAGAAAACTGTTACAAACAGCATATCGTGTTGCAGCGCCCGACGGCAGCTTGCTGGATATCGACACACCGCAAATATTGGCGACGGAAAACCAGAAAAATCCCAGAATTTAG
- a CDS encoding LOG family protein, producing the protein MAQRNIDLVFGGGRLGLMGIIADAVLDGGGKVYGVIPEMLKDHEVAHTGLTELHVVTSMHERKAKMTELTDGFVAIPGGIGTLDELFEAWTWKALGYHGKPIGLLNVNGYWDSLTMFLDNVAGHGFMSSARREQLILSDDINEILDQLTSAYTGSNGEVTW; encoded by the coding sequence ATGGCTCAGCGGAACATCGATCTGGTCTTTGGCGGCGGACGTCTCGGCCTAATGGGTATTATTGCCGATGCAGTGCTTGATGGTGGCGGGAAAGTTTACGGCGTTATTCCTGAAATGCTGAAAGATCATGAGGTCGCTCATACCGGGCTGACTGAGCTGCACGTCGTTACGTCCATGCATGAGCGCAAAGCAAAAATGACGGAACTTACCGACGGTTTTGTTGCCATACCTGGCGGAATCGGGACGTTGGATGAACTGTTTGAAGCATGGACCTGGAAAGCACTGGGATATCACGGCAAGCCGATCGGGCTGCTCAACGTCAATGGCTACTGGGATTCTCTCACAATGTTTTTGGACAATGTCGCGGGCCATGGGTTTATGTCCTCAGCGCGCCGCGAACAGTTGATATTGAGCGATGATATCAATGAAATATTGGATCAGCTGACATCTGCATACACAGGTTCGAATGGGGAAGTGACGTGGTAA
- a CDS encoding queuosine precursor transporter, with translation MTANSETKHIPRGLFVICVLYGGMASLAGILGNKLVALGPLAVEAGIFAFILLVVLAGAVAEVYGRATGNRIVVFGFVPIIVSMILIQLVLALPPASFWEEEKRVAFDIILNQSTRLMFAGIIAYGTSQLLNVFIITRLKGEGGKLLWLRSMIAGVVSQAVDTVIFITIAFYGVAPLMKIMPGQLLAKVILSAVFVPPLVYGIVRLAKRLDAE, from the coding sequence ATGACAGCAAACTCAGAAACAAAGCACATCCCACGCGGCCTCTTCGTCATTTGCGTTCTCTATGGCGGAATGGCTAGTCTGGCAGGAATTTTGGGCAACAAACTAGTGGCGCTGGGGCCATTGGCGGTTGAAGCAGGCATATTCGCTTTCATCCTGCTGGTGGTGCTGGCAGGAGCGGTGGCCGAGGTTTATGGACGTGCCACGGGCAATCGAATAGTTGTGTTCGGATTCGTTCCGATCATCGTGTCGATGATATTAATCCAGCTAGTTCTGGCCTTGCCGCCAGCGTCATTCTGGGAAGAAGAAAAGCGCGTTGCCTTTGACATCATTCTCAATCAATCGACCCGGCTGATGTTTGCAGGGATTATCGCCTACGGCACATCCCAATTGCTCAATGTTTTCATCATCACCCGGCTGAAAGGAGAAGGCGGCAAGCTGTTATGGCTGCGAAGCATGATTGCCGGGGTTGTTAGCCAAGCGGTTGATACCGTTATTTTTATCACCATCGCTTTTTATGGAGTGGCGCCATTGATGAAAATCATGCCGGGGCAACTGTTGGCAAAAGTCATATTATCTGCTGTGTTCGTGCCGCCGCTGGTCTACGGCATTGTACGATTGGCCAAGCGGCTTGATGCGGAGTGA
- a CDS encoding c-type cytochrome: MKAVLRASAPVLVMALAACGTDPAPGPTEQIVVREPGAAADPVGAPDSGLIASGKAAFNSCLACHGIDEGGANKVGPNLHGIIGQAAGSVDGFAYSDALASSGITWTKEELDSYIANPAARVPGTTMMAGAITDAGRREAIIAYIEDVSAN; this comes from the coding sequence ATGAAAGCAGTGCTTCGCGCATCCGCTCCGGTTTTGGTAATGGCGCTAGCCGCTTGCGGGACCGACCCCGCGCCGGGACCCACTGAACAGATTGTTGTTCGCGAACCCGGTGCAGCAGCCGATCCCGTTGGCGCACCGGACAGCGGCTTGATCGCTTCTGGTAAAGCGGCCTTCAATTCCTGTCTCGCTTGCCACGGTATCGACGAGGGCGGTGCCAATAAGGTCGGCCCGAATCTCCATGGCATTATCGGTCAAGCTGCTGGCAGTGTCGATGGTTTCGCCTATTCCGATGCGCTGGCATCTTCAGGGATCACTTGGACCAAAGAAGAATTGGACAGCTACATCGCAAATCCTGCCGCCAGGGTTCCCGGCACCACGATGATGGCCGGTGCTATCACCGACGCCGGACGGCGCGAAGCCATTATCGCCTATATTGAAGATGTTTCCGCTAATTGA
- a CDS encoding NupC/NupG family nucleoside CNT transporter, with translation MTSILTSIAGMAVILLLAFSLSTGRRKVRLRVVSAAFALQAGIAVLVLYVPAGKDIIQAMSTGVSNLLGYAADGTNFIFGPLANPDMGGNSFAIAALPVIIFFSALISILYYLGVMQFIIKWVGGGIQKVTGISKVESLCAAANIFVGQSESPLVIRPYLAKLTESQLFTVMSVGMAGVAGTILAAYASMGIRIDYLLAAAFMSAPGGILMAKIIMPDDPDAEAPEELVVAVDYEEEKPANIIMAASMGAQTGVKIAVAVGAMVLAFVALVALANGILGGVGGWFGQPNLSFQQIIGYVFAPIMFLLGVPWEEAFAAGGLFGTKVVLNEFVAFSDLGNMGDTLSPTTVAIVTFALCGFANFLSIAIQLAVTGGLAPNQRPVIARLGLRALAAGSLANLMSAALAGLLLSLG, from the coding sequence ATGACCTCGATTCTGACAAGCATTGCCGGAATGGCGGTAATCCTTCTACTCGCTTTTTCCCTTTCAACCGGGCGCCGCAAAGTGCGTCTTCGTGTGGTCTCGGCAGCCTTTGCACTTCAGGCCGGGATTGCTGTGCTCGTACTTTATGTGCCAGCGGGTAAAGATATCATCCAAGCCATGTCTACTGGCGTTTCGAACCTCCTTGGATATGCAGCAGACGGCACGAATTTCATTTTTGGCCCGCTCGCAAACCCTGACATGGGCGGAAACAGCTTTGCCATCGCCGCACTGCCCGTCATCATCTTTTTCTCGGCTTTGATTTCAATTCTCTATTATCTCGGAGTGATGCAATTCATCATCAAATGGGTGGGTGGTGGAATCCAGAAAGTCACTGGAATATCGAAAGTTGAATCTCTTTGTGCCGCAGCGAATATTTTCGTTGGCCAATCGGAATCACCTCTAGTTATTCGTCCTTATCTAGCAAAGTTGACTGAGTCTCAGCTGTTTACGGTAATGAGTGTCGGCATGGCCGGGGTGGCTGGCACCATATTGGCCGCATATGCCTCGATGGGCATACGGATTGATTATCTTCTCGCCGCCGCTTTTATGTCGGCGCCTGGCGGTATCTTGATGGCAAAAATTATCATGCCTGATGATCCTGATGCCGAAGCACCGGAAGAACTGGTGGTTGCCGTGGACTATGAGGAAGAGAAACCGGCAAATATCATTATGGCCGCGTCTATGGGCGCGCAAACCGGTGTTAAAATTGCCGTAGCTGTTGGTGCCATGGTGCTCGCCTTTGTCGCGCTTGTGGCCTTGGCCAACGGTATATTGGGCGGCGTCGGAGGCTGGTTTGGTCAACCCAACCTTAGCTTCCAGCAGATTATCGGCTATGTCTTTGCGCCCATCATGTTCCTGCTGGGCGTACCTTGGGAAGAGGCTTTTGCAGCCGGCGGCCTGTTCGGAACCAAGGTGGTCTTGAACGAATTTGTGGCTTTTAGCGATCTGGGCAATATGGGTGATACATTGTCGCCCACTACCGTTGCGATCGTGACTTTTGCTTTATGCGGATTCGCTAACTTTCTGTCGATTGCTATTCAACTGGCCGTTACCGGCGGACTGGCACCCAATCAGCGCCCTGTAATTGCCCGCCTTGGTCTGAGAGCACTAGCCGCCGGATCGCTCGCCAATCTAATGAGTGCAGCCTTGGCCGGATTATTATTATCCCTGGGTTGA